One Dryobates pubescens isolate bDryPub1 chromosome 33, bDryPub1.pri, whole genome shotgun sequence DNA window includes the following coding sequences:
- the CPLANE2 gene encoding ciliogenesis and planar polarity effector 2 → MDELEDPELELEPEWLCSPAGRRYLRCILHKNRRRTFGVLESPALPPSSCAATIPYKLFVCGKSGVGKTALVAMLAGVRVPPTHYETRGTEVTTVYWPAKPLSSTDPVMFQLNLWDCGDGVLRKFDYLLPSCKESVDAILFLFSFTDRSSFEELPAQMSRLLGPGEENVLRVVIGTKFDLVTQAAVTEEEVKAFGRSWGLQVLRVGCRPGPEAELGVCRVAPTLNSLVARLWRRDRAAAHAAPAGTPPS, encoded by the exons CCGCTACCTGCGCTGCATCTTGCACAAGAACCGGCGGAGGACCTTCG GTGTCCTGGAATCCCCAgcgctgccccccagctcctgcgcTGCCACCATCCCCTACAAGCTCTTCGTCTGCGGCAAGAGCGGCGTGGGCAAGACAGCGCTGGTGGCCATGCTGGCAGGGGTCCGCGTACCCCCCACCCACTACGAGACCAGGG ggacagaagtCACCACTGTCTACTGGCCAGccaagcccctgagcagcaCTGACCCTGTGATGTTCCAGCTCAACCTCTGGGACTGTGGGGATGGAGTGCTGAGGAAATTCGATTACTTGCTGCCT TCCTGTAAGGAGAGCGTCGATgccatcctcttcctcttctccttcaccGACCGCTCGTCCTTcgaggagctgccagcccagatgAGCCGGCTGCTGGGTCCTGGGGAGGAAAACGTCCTGAGGGTGGTCATTGGCACCAA ATTCGACCTGGTGACGCAGGCAGCTGTGAcggaggaggaggtgaaggccttcgggaggagctgggggctgcaggtgctgcgGGTGGGCTGCAGGCCGGGCCCCGAGgcggagctgggggtgtgccgGGTGGCTCCCACCCTCAACAGCTTGGTGGCCAGGCTCTGGCGCAGGGACCGCGCCGCTGCCCACGCCGCCCCCGCGGGCACCCCCCCGAGCTGA